TACCTCAGCGCTACGGCCATGGCATACCCCACATAGCGTTCGTACAATCTGTGCATGGCTGCCCGACTGCCGCTATTGATGTCGTCTAAGAGTTTCTTTTCCGATTCCAATTTCAAATCCTTTTTTAAGATTAAACGATATAAAGAGAAAACCTTGCATCAAAAATGAACTTTTTTTTGATGCAAGGCACTTTTTTTATATTTCTATATTATTCTATAGAGAACACTTTACCTTCCTGAGTAAGATAACTTTCCGTAAACACCTCTTTAGCTTCATTCAACAATACCTCTTCATTATTATATCTTGCACTATAATGTCCCAGAAGAAGTTTGCCTACACCCGCATTTCTGGCTATAGTTGCAGCCTGTCGGGCCGTACTGTGATAATAGAGTTTAGCCCTGTCCTCATTCTCCGAAGTATAGGTGCTCTCATGATAAAGCACCGTAACCCCCTTTACCTTTTCTGCCAACCCCGGAACAAACCGGGTATCACTGCAATAAGCATAACTGCGGGGAGTAGCGGCAGGCATTACCAATCTGGCATTAGGTATTACATCCCCCTCCTTCGTTGTCCAGTCAGCTCCATTCTTGATGTTATTAATCTGGCTTACAGGAATCTCGTAATAATCTATCATATCACGACGGATATGAGGCAATGTCGGTTTCTCTCTGAAAATGTAACCACAACAAGGCACACGATGCTGCAGAGGAACGGTTTCTACGGTTACAGAATGATCTTCATATACTACTTGCGACTTCTCGGTATCTACAGGAACAAATTCGATTTCATATTCCATTCCCTGCATGAAGAAATCAATCTGACGCTTAAACAAATCTCCGTAACTTTCTGGCGCATATACCTTTAACTTAGCCGTTCTACCCAGCATGCCTAAGGTAGAAAGAAGTCCCAGCAAACCAAAACAATGGTCACCATGAAGATGTGAAATAAAGATAGCATTTATCTTAGCAAAGTGAACATGAGTGCGACGGAACTGCATCTGGGCACCCTCTCCACAATCCATCATAAAGCATTTGCCACGCATCTCAATAATCTGGGCCGAGGCACTATGCTGAAGGGTGGGCAAAGCACTGCCACACCCCAATATATGTACTTTAAATGGTTCCAAAACTAAATCATAATTTACAGGTTCAACATGATGACCTTACTCTTGGCGCTTGAAAACAAAGATACCCTGAGTATTCTCCAACATAAGACTGTCAGAACCCAATTTGTCAATGGCAAAAGTATCCTTATTCAGCAAAAGTTTACCATTGAGTATCTTCCAGCTAGTCCAAGGATTAGTTTCAGCCTTCACATTGTTCTTCACCTCTCCACCTTCCAAGATATCAAAATTCTTATCCAGAGAAGTCCATTTACCCAAGAGGGATGTCAGGTTGATAATCTTCTGGGCCATCATCTCTCCATCCTCTGCCTTATAACCGATAAGAGCAATACGGTCGCCAGCCAGCAAACCTCCCTGAACAACATCAGGATTCTCATCGTCAATAAACACCGAAAGGGTGTCACCACCATCAGAAATCAGCTCCAGGCTATGCATAGAGGTTCCCTCACCGCATACACCATAGATGGTAGAATCGTTCATTGCATCCTCTACCTCTACCGAATCTGCTGCACTGATAACAGGAACATTATTTTTGTTCTTACAACTGTTGGCAGCGAAAAGCGCCACCAAAGCTATTGTTACATAAACTAATTTCTTCATAACACTTTAGTTTTTATTATTATATTGATGAGTCGATAAGATTATCTGATTCACCGTTATTAATCATCCTTTTTCTCCTGAAGTTTTGCTTCATCCCATAGTTTATCCATTTCTTCTAAGCTCATATCTTTCAAGTTTTTACCTTGCTTTAAGCTATGATCTTCTACATAGTTGAAACGGCGGATAAACTTCTGGTTGGTTTTCTCCAGCGCATTATCCGGGTTGAGTTTATAGAGACGTGCTGCATTGATCACAGAGAAGATGAAATCGCCCAATTCCCGGGTAGAATTCTCTTTGTCGCCTTTAGCCAGTTCCACCTTGAGTTCTTCCAGTTCCTCCTGCACTTTGTCCCACACTTCTTCTTTTTCTTTCCAGTCGAAGCCTACATTTCTAGCCTTGTCCTGAATGCGATAAGCCTTGATAAGAGACGGAAGAGAATTAGGGACACCGCTCAACACCCGCTCATTTCCATCCTTCTCCTGCTGCTTGATCTGTTCCCAGGTTTTCTCAACAGAAGTAGCAGTTTTCGGCTTGCTGGCGCCAAGAGCCAAGGTTTCTTCCGAACTGGCAGTTCCAGCCTTCCCGGTTTCTGCTTCTTCAGACTCTCTATATACCACCTGTCCCTCATCGTTGATATACATATCAGGATTCGAAACCGTCCAATTTCCTTCCTCCTTCCAGTTGATGAAAGGATGGCGGAACATCAATTTATCTGCCTCCTGATTGCAAACATCGCAAATATCGAACTCGCCGTCTTCTCTGCCGATGATGCTATAGAACATCACGTGCTCCAACACATCGCCCAACTCCTTCTTGATATCCTTGTAATCGCGCTTCATCAAGGCGTCACAAAGCTCGAAAGTCTCCTCTATCGTATTCGGACGAAGACTCTCGAATGTCTGCTTTTTATCCCATGGACACTGCAGGCGCAAACGGTCCTGCACATCCAGCAAGCGGCTGAACGCCGCCAGTTTTTCTTCTTTCGTATGTCCTTTTCCTGTATTACTAACCATCGTTTTGTGCAAAAATTAATAATTTTGATGCAAAGATAGTATTTTTCGCCCAAAAATTAGTATCTTTGCACCGTTTTTTAAAGAAAAAGAAAGAAAAAGAATAAAAATTAGATATAAACAATGGAATTAGCAAGTAAATACGATCCACAAGCAGTGGAAAGTAAATGGTATCAGTACTGGCTCGACAACAAGCTTTTCAGTTCTAAGCCAGATGGTCGTGAACCTTATACAGTGGTTATCCCTCCACCAAACGTAACGGGTGTGCTCCACATGGGACACATGCTCAACAATACTATTCAGGATATTCTCGTTCGCCGTGCTCGCATGGAGGGCAAGAACGCATGTTGGGTACCAGGTACCGACCATGCCAGTATCGCTACCGAGGCAAAGGTTGTAAACCGCCTCGCTCAGCAGGGCATCAAGAAGACCGA
This Segatella copri DSM 18205 DNA region includes the following protein-coding sequences:
- the mazG gene encoding nucleoside triphosphate pyrophosphohydrolase, with the protein product MVSNTGKGHTKEEKLAAFSRLLDVQDRLRLQCPWDKKQTFESLRPNTIEETFELCDALMKRDYKDIKKELGDVLEHVMFYSIIGREDGEFDICDVCNQEADKLMFRHPFINWKEEGNWTVSNPDMYINDEGQVVYRESEEAETGKAGTASSEETLALGASKPKTATSVEKTWEQIKQQEKDGNERVLSGVPNSLPSLIKAYRIQDKARNVGFDWKEKEEVWDKVQEELEELKVELAKGDKENSTRELGDFIFSVINAARLYKLNPDNALEKTNQKFIRRFNYVEDHSLKQGKNLKDMSLEEMDKLWDEAKLQEKKDD
- a CDS encoding ribonuclease Z; amino-acid sequence: MEPFKVHILGCGSALPTLQHSASAQIIEMRGKCFMMDCGEGAQMQFRRTHVHFAKINAIFISHLHGDHCFGLLGLLSTLGMLGRTAKLKVYAPESYGDLFKRQIDFFMQGMEYEIEFVPVDTEKSQVVYEDHSVTVETVPLQHRVPCCGYIFREKPTLPHIRRDMIDYYEIPVSQINNIKNGADWTTKEGDVIPNARLVMPAATPRSYAYCSDTRFVPGLAEKVKGVTVLYHESTYTSENEDRAKLYYHSTARQAATIARNAGVGKLLLGHYSARYNNEEVLLNEAKEVFTESYLTQEGKVFSIE